A stretch of the Panicum virgatum strain AP13 chromosome 9N, P.virgatum_v5, whole genome shotgun sequence genome encodes the following:
- the LOC120690667 gene encoding thaumatin-like protein 1b yields the protein MARRSAHAALCSLALLLLLPAAWSATFTMTNNCGYTVWPGLLSGAGTAPLSTTGFSLAHGASATVDAPASWSGRMWARTLCAADAATGKFTCATGDCGSGSVQCNGGGAAPPATLAEFTLDGSGGLDFFDVSLVDGYNVPMLIVPQGAAAGGSNGSADSGKCMATGCLVDLNGACPADLRVMATASASTGAGASGGAVACRSACEAFGTPQYCCSGAYGNPNTCKPSTYSQFFKTACPRAYSYAYDDSTSTFTCAAGTSYAITFCPSTTSGKYSGENPQAAGLQPTNGSMVYLGGEQLDTGDARIGATHSSPLIFAAAALAAVALL from the exons ATGGCGCGGAGATCAGCTCACGCCGCTCTCTGCTCACTTGCTCTGCTCCTCCTGCTTCCAG CCGCGTGGTCCGCGACGTTCACGATGACCAACAACTGCGGCTACACGGTGTGGCCTGGCCTGCTGTCGGGCGCCGGCACGGCCCCGCTGTCCACGACGGGGTTCTCGCTGGCGCACGGCGCGTCGGCGACGGTGGACGCCCCCGCGAGCTGGTCGGGCCGCATGTGGGCGCGcacgctctgcgccgccgacgccgccacggGCAAGTTCACCTGCGCCACGGGCGACTGCGGCTCCGGCAGCGTCCagtgcaacggcggcggcgccgcgccgcccgccacgcTGGCCGAGTTCACGCTCGACGGCTCCGGCGGCCTCGACTTCTTCGACGTCAGCCTCGTCGACGGGTACAACGTCCCGATGCTCATCGTCccgcagggcgccgccgccggcggcagcaaCGGGTCCGCCGACTCCGGCAAGTGCATGGCCACGGGCTGCCTCGTCGACCTCAACGGCGCGTGCCCTGCCGATCTGAGGGTCATGGCCACCGCCTCGGCGTCCAcgggcgccggcgccagcggcggggCCGTGGCGTGCCGCAGCGCGTGCGAGGCGTTCGGGACGCCGCAGTACTGCTGCAGCGGCGCCTACGGCAACCCCAACACGTGCAAGCCGTCGACCTACTCGCAGTTCTTCAAGACGGCGTGCCCGCGCGCCTACAGCTACGCCTACGACGACTCCACCTCCACCTTCACTTGCGCCGCCGGCACCAGCTACGCCATCACCTTCTGCCCGAGCACCACCAG CGGGAAGTACTCCGGCGAGAACCCGCAGGCCGCGGGCCTGCAGCCCACGAACGGCAGCATGGTCTAcctcggcggcgagcagctCGACACCGGCGACGCCCGCATCGGCGCCACCCATTCCTCGCCGCTCAtcttcgcggccgccgccctcgccgccgtcgcgctgcTCTGA
- the LOC120691081 gene encoding thaumatin-like protein 1 encodes MGIARSFVAVLVLICIFLREGRAATFTFVNRCTGTVWPGIQSNAGSSRLDPTGFVLPPGTSRAVPAPSGWSGRVWARTGCAQDGTGKMVCATGDCGSGSLECNGQNAATPATLAEFTLAGGNGDDFYDVSLVDGYNLPILIEPAGGATGATTCAAAGCTADLNARCPAELRTEGGAGCRSACDAFGKPEYCCSGAYANPNTCRPTAYSQVFKSACPKSYSYAYDDPTSTFTCGGGRDYTVTFCPVATPSVKSSGGPGATTAPPTLPGAGATPQMPRQGGTDGQGVMLGDNSWLASLATGDVSSAPPRPGLALRASPLAPLLLLGLLL; translated from the exons ATGGGAATTGCAAGAAGTTTCGTCGCCGTTCTTGTTCTGATTTGCATCTTCCTCAGAG AGGGGAGGGCTGCGACCTTCACGTTCGTGAACCGGTGCACGGGGACGGTGTGGCCGGGCATCCAGTCGAACGCCGGGAGCTCGAGGCTGGACCCGACGGGCTTCGTGCTGCCGCCGGGCACGTCCCGCGCGGTGCCGGCGCCATCGGGCTGGTCCGGCCGCGTCTGGGCGCGCACCGGCTGCGCGCAGGACGGCACCGGGAAGATGGTCTGCGCCACGGGCGACTGCGGCTCGGGCTCCCTGGAGTGCAACGGGCAGAACGCGGCGACCCCCGCGACGCTGGCCGAGTtcacgctcgccggcggcaacgGCGACGACTTCTACGACGTGAGCCTCGTGGACGGGTACAACCTGCCGATCCTGATCGAGCCCGCGGGCGGCGCGACGGGCGCGACGACgtgcgcggcggccgggtgcACGGCGGACCTGAACGCGCGGTGCCCCGCGGAGCTCCGcaccgaaggcggcgccgggtgccgcagcgcctgcgacgcctTCGGCAAGCCCGAGTACTGCTGCAGCGGCGCGTACGCCAACCCCAACACCTGCCGCCCCACCGCCTACTCGCAGGTGTTCAAGTCGGCGTGCCCCAAGTCGTACAGCTACGCCTACGACGACCCCACCAGCACcttcacctgcggcggcggccgcgactaCACCGTCACCTTCTGCCCCGTCGCCACCCCGAG CGTGAAATCGTCGGGCGGGCCTGGAGCGACGACGGCGCCACCGACGCTgccgggggcgggggcgacGCCGCAGATGCCGAGGCAAGGCGGCACGGACGGGCAGGGCGTGATGCTGGGCGACAATTCCTGGCTCGCCAGCCTCGCCACGGGCGACGTGTCGtccgcgccgccgaggccgggGCTCGCGCTCcgggcctcgccgctcgcgccgctccTGCTCCTCGGCCTCCTGCTATAG